One genomic window of Bradyrhizobium sp. B124 includes the following:
- a CDS encoding TRAP transporter small permease: MIHGPVPDQGESASIAAGNTAVAMLARALSVCNNIIVVFAALALIAACVILSYSVLGRAVFHSPNYWQDEAAVFLLVGATFMSSAYVQSQRGHVSIEAFVGLLSARANSIRLWLVDVASFAFCTFFAWKSWTLAHEAYVDGQVSNSMWSPPLAIPYGLMALGMTLLCVQLLLQILIPLTGGPRR; the protein is encoded by the coding sequence ATGATCCATGGTCCGGTCCCGGATCAAGGTGAAAGCGCAAGCATAGCCGCGGGCAATACCGCCGTGGCGATGCTCGCGCGTGCGCTGTCCGTCTGCAACAATATCATCGTGGTGTTCGCCGCACTTGCCTTGATCGCGGCCTGCGTGATCCTGAGCTACAGCGTGCTTGGCCGCGCCGTGTTCCACAGCCCGAACTACTGGCAGGACGAGGCCGCCGTGTTCCTGCTGGTCGGCGCCACCTTCATGTCCTCGGCCTATGTGCAGAGCCAGCGCGGTCACGTCAGCATCGAGGCGTTCGTCGGCCTGCTCTCGGCGCGCGCCAACAGCATCAGGCTGTGGCTGGTCGATGTCGCGAGCTTCGCGTTCTGCACCTTCTTCGCCTGGAAGTCCTGGACCCTGGCGCACGAGGCCTATGTCGACGGCCAGGTGTCCAACTCGATGTGGTCGCCGCCGCTCGCGATCCCTTACGGGCTGATGGCGCTCGGCATGACGCTGCTCTGCGTGCAACTCCTTTTGCAAATCCTCATTCCGCTGACCGGTGGCCCGCGCCGATGA
- a CDS encoding TRAP transporter large permease, with product MTVFGIGISYGLATLFAMFSGMPIAFALGAVAVVFMAIYMPAASLDTVTQNVYEEMASITLLSIPLFILKGAAIGKSRAGQDLYSALHAWLHRVPGGLGVANVFACALFAAMAGSSPATCSAIGSAGIPEMRKRGYSGGFAAGIIAAGGTLGILLPPSITMILFAVAAEKSLGRLFLAGIGPGLLLVSLFGVYAVLRFRKEYAMARAVYDATGKDAAILQRDEFTMAERFSALPRVIPFVLLLTGVMIALYGGYATPSETAGLGGLLALGLIAVIYSVWKPSDLSPILKSTIRESTMLMLIIGMSLLYSYVMSYLHISQSAAEAIVAMHLPRWELLFAILVMVIVLGFFLPPVSIILMTAPIILPPLRAAEFDIIWFGVVMTIVMEMGLIHPPVGLNIFVIRNVAPDIPLSEVIWGTLPFVLLMMFAVLMLCFFPEISTWLPNLVMGPDGGR from the coding sequence ATGACCGTGTTTGGTATTGGCATCTCCTACGGGCTTGCCACCCTGTTTGCGATGTTCTCCGGCATGCCGATCGCATTCGCGCTCGGTGCGGTCGCCGTCGTGTTCATGGCGATCTACATGCCGGCGGCCTCGCTCGATACGGTGACCCAGAACGTCTACGAGGAGATGGCCTCGATCACGCTGCTGTCGATCCCGCTGTTCATCCTGAAGGGTGCGGCGATCGGCAAATCCCGCGCCGGCCAGGATCTCTACTCGGCGCTGCATGCCTGGCTGCACCGCGTGCCCGGCGGCCTTGGCGTCGCCAACGTGTTCGCCTGCGCCCTGTTTGCGGCGATGGCCGGTTCCTCGCCCGCGACTTGCTCGGCGATCGGTTCGGCCGGCATCCCCGAAATGCGCAAGCGCGGCTATTCCGGCGGCTTTGCCGCGGGGATCATCGCCGCCGGCGGCACGCTCGGCATCCTGCTGCCGCCCTCGATCACGATGATCCTGTTCGCCGTCGCGGCCGAGAAGTCGCTCGGACGGCTGTTTCTGGCCGGCATCGGCCCCGGACTGCTGCTGGTGTCGTTGTTCGGCGTCTACGCCGTGCTCCGCTTCCGCAAGGAATACGCCATGGCCCGCGCCGTCTACGACGCGACCGGCAAGGATGCCGCGATCCTGCAACGCGACGAGTTCACCATGGCCGAGCGCTTCAGCGCGCTGCCGCGCGTGATCCCATTTGTGCTGCTGCTAACCGGCGTGATGATCGCGCTCTATGGCGGCTACGCCACGCCGTCGGAAACCGCCGGCCTCGGCGGCCTGCTGGCGCTCGGGCTGATCGCCGTGATCTACAGTGTGTGGAAACCCAGCGACCTGTCGCCGATCCTGAAATCCACCATTCGGGAATCGACCATGCTGATGCTGATCATCGGCATGTCGCTGCTCTATTCCTATGTGATGAGCTATTTGCACATCTCGCAATCGGCGGCGGAGGCGATCGTCGCCATGCACCTGCCGCGCTGGGAGCTCTTGTTCGCGATCCTCGTGATGGTGATCGTGCTCGGCTTCTTCCTGCCGCCGGTCTCGATCATCCTGATGACCGCGCCGATCATCCTGCCGCCGCTCCGCGCCGCCGAGTTCGACATCATCTGGTTCGGCGTCGTCATGACCATCGTGATGGAGATGGGCCTGATCCACCCGCCGGTCGGCCTCAACATCTTCGTCATCCGCAACGTCGCGCCCGATATCCCGCTGAGCGAGGTGATCTGGGGCACGCTGCCCTTCGTGCTGCTGATGATGTTCGCCGTGCTGATGCTGTGCTTCTTCCCGGAGATCTCGACCTGGTTGCCAAACCTGGTGATGGGGCCGGACGGCGGGCGCTGA